The Candidatus Hydrogenedentota bacterium region GGGCCTCCGGCAGCGCACCGTCACCGCCGGGGCCGCCGCCGCAGAATCCCCGGAGCCTCCGGCACCCGTCTCGGCAACGGTCTCCAAACGGACCGACGCCCCCGCAAGAGCGGCGACAGAGTTTCCGATCATCACCCCGTCCCCCGTGCCGCCCGCCCCGGAAGCGGCCGCCGCGCCACAGGCACCCGCCGCGCAGGAGACGCCCACGCCCGAAACAGCGGTGCCGCCGGATACCCCCGCGCCCGCCCCGGAACCGGCCCCCGCAGAGACGCCGCCCCCCGCTGCCGCGGCGGACCAGGATGACCGCCGGGCCGGCGGGGAGACGCTGGTGGAGGTGAAGGAGCTTCCCAGCCCCTTCCAAGAGGCGCTGCCCCCCGCGCCCCTGAACGCCACGGAGAAGACGCAGACCGAGCCGGTTGCCGGAAGTCTCATCCTCGTCCCCAGAAGGCACGCGCCCGCATGAGCGCGCAGAGGGTGCCCGCCCTGGAAGGGGATGACCGATGAGTTCCATTCTGGACGCCCTGAACAAGATGGAGGAGGACCGCGCCCGCGCCGAGGCGATGGGGGCCGACGACGCCCTGCCCCTGGAGCCGGAGGAGGCCGCCAGAGAACTGCTTGCGGGCGGAACCCGTCGGCGCGGCGGTGGTGGTGGAGAGTCTTCTTCCCTCAAGCCCTTTCTGATGGTGGTCGGCGGCGGCATGGCCTTTCTCCTGACCGTCACCCTCTGCGCGATCGTTGCGGTGGCCGCCGTGCGCCGTCTGAGCGCGCCTCCGGTCCCCCCCGTCCAGACCACCTACGCCGTTCCGGTCCCGGCCGCCCCGGCGCCAGCGGCGGAGCCGGCCCCTGCGGTATCGGCCGGTCCGGCGCCCGTCCAACAGCCCCCCGCGCCGCAGCCCGCAGCGGAGCCAACGCAGCAGCCCGTTGCGGCCCCGGTTGTGGAACCGGTCCCTCCGCCCTCTGCGGCGGCCCCTGCGCCGAAGGTGACGGAGCCCTCCGCGCCCGTGCCTGCCGCGCCGGAACCGCAGGCCCCTCCGCCCGCGCCGAAGACGCCGGAACCGGAGCCGGTGCGTGCGGCGGCGGCCCCACCGGCCCCACCGGAACCGCAGGCGGCGCCGGAGAGCATTCCCCTGCCCACGGTCTTTCCCGCCGCGCCGGCGGCGGTCCCCGCGCCCGTGCTGGAGACAGTGCAGCCGCCGAAGACCCGGGGCGGAGCCCTTTCCGAAGCGGAAATGAACGCCCTGCCGCGTCTCGGGGAGCGCGAGCGCAGCCGCCACGGCCTGACGGAACTCCGCCTCAATGTCCTGCGCGTGGCGACACCCACGCAGCCAGAGCCGTCCGCCATCATCAATCTGAAGAAAGTGTACGTCGGCGAGCTGATCCCCGACACGCGCGCCCGCCTCATCGGGGTGCAGTCGCGGTCCATCGCCATTGAAATCGAGGGCACCGGGGAACGTTACCGGGTCATGTGACGCGCAGCCCGCAGGCGCGCAGGGAGACCATGCTGATGAAGAACGCGATTCTGGCCATGACAATGCTGGTGCTGGCCGCAGGATGCGGCGGTCCGTCATCCGCCCCCGCCACCCAGGAGGGCGGCGCGGAGACACTGGACATCGCCGTCATTCCCAAGGGGCTGACCCACCAGTTCTGGGTCACCGTGCGCGCCGGCGCCGAGGCCGCCGCGGCGGAGATGGGCGCAAAGGTGATCTGGCAGGGCCCCACCAAGGAGACCGAGATTGACCGCCAGATCAACATCATGCAGGACATGATCAACCGCGGGGTGGACGGCATCGTCATGGCCGCCTGCGATGAGAACGCACTGGCCACCGTCGTCGGCCAGGCCGGCGCCGCCGGGATTCCCGTGGTCACCTTTGACTCCGGCGTGAAATCGGAGGTGCCGAAGTCTTTTGTCGCCACGGACAATGTCGCCGGGGCAAAGCTCGCCGCCGACACGCTCTCCGAGCTGATGGGCGGGACGGGCGAGGTGGGCCTGATTCCCTTCGTGCCGGGCGCGGCCACGTCCGAACTGCGCGAGAAGGGCTTCAGGGAGGGCCTGCTGGCGCACCCCGGCCTCACCCTCGCCGCCACGAACTACTGCCAGAGCGACATCGCCATCGGCATGAACGTCACCACCGACATGATCACCGCCTTCCCCAATTTGGGCGGCATCTTCGCGGCCAACGAGCCCGCAGCCATCGGAGCGGCCCAGGCCCTGCGGGGTCTCGGGAAGGCGGGCGCCGTGAAACTGGTCTCCTTTGACGCGTCGGCCGAACAGATCGCCGCCCTCAAGGAGGGCGTCATTCAGGCGCTGGTGGTCCAGAATCCCTTCAAGATGGGCTACGAGGGGGTCAAGGCCGTCATCTCCGCCGTCAAAGGTCAGGAGGTGCCCAAGGTCATTGACACCGGTGTGACCATCGTCACGAAGGACAATGTGGACACGCCGGTGGTCCAGGCGCTTCTCAGCGGGAAAGCCCCGGATGCAAAATGACCCGCCCCGCCCCTGTCCGCCGCTGGTGGACGCCCACTGCCACCTGTTGGCGGAGGAGTTCGGGGCCGGCCCCGGTCCGGTGCTGGAGGAGGGCAGGGGGGCGGGCATCGTCCGCTTTGTGACAGCCGCCGTGCTGCCGGAGGAATGGGAGCCGTCCCTGGCCCTTTCCCGAGCGCATCCGGACGTCTCCTGCGTGCTGGGGGTGCATCCCTGGTATTGCGGCCGGACCTCCCCCGAATGCCTGAAAGACCTTCCCGCCGCCCTGGAGCGCGGGGCTGCGGGGGTGGGCGAAATCGGGCTGGACACGGTCACCGACCGGACGCCTTTTGACCTGCAACTCGTTTTTTTCCGCCGACAACTGGCCATCGCCCGGGAGATGAACCTTCCTGTGGTGCTCCATTGCCGGAAGGCCTTCAATGAGACCTTGGCGGTGCTGAAGCGGGAGGGGGCCCCCGCACGGGGCGGGCTGGTCCACAGCTTCGCCGGGAGCGCCGAGGTGGCCGAGGCCTTCATGGAACACGGCTTCGTGTTCTCCCTGGGCGGCATCCTCACCTACCGGAACAGTCTCCGGCGCGCTCAGGCGCTTCGCCGCATGTATCCGGATGCGATGCTGTTGGAAACCGACGCCCCCGACATTCCCCCCGTGGAGCGGCATGGCATGGGGCCCAACACTCCGGCCAACATCCTGTACAACCTGCGTGCGGCCTCGGAGATACTGGAAACCCCAGAGGATGAAATCGCACGAATAACGACGCATAACGCCAAAAAACTGCTTGGATTCCACGATGAACCCGCGCTTTGAACGCACTGCCCGGCTTGTGGGCGAGGACGGGCTGGCCCGCTTGGCGGCGGCCAGTGTGATGGTTGTCGGTTTGGGTGGTGTTGGTTCTTATGCGTTTGAGGCGGTCGCCCGCGCGGGCGTGGGGCACCTCATCCTTGTGGACAATGACCGGGTGGACGTCACCAACCTCAACCGCCAGCTTTTGGCGCTGGACTCGACCGTGGGCAGGCCCAAGGCCGAAGTGGCCCTGGAGCGGCTGGGCGACATCAACCCGGAGGCCCGGGCGGAGGCCCGGGTGCTGTTCGTGGACGAGGCGAATGTGGCGGGCCTGCTGGAGGGCTTTGAGGGGTGGGTGATTGACGCGATAGACGCCGTGCCGTCCAAGGTGGCCCTGCTGCGGCAGGCGGTGCTGCGGGGGATTCCCGTGGTCTCCTGCATGGGCGCGGCGGGCAAACTTCGCACCGACCGCATTCAGACGGCGGACATTTCGGCGACCCGCGTGTGCCCGCTGGCGCGGGCGGTCCGCCAGGGGCTTCGGGCCTGCGGCATTCACCGCGGCGTGCGCTGCGTCTTCTCGGACGAGACGCCCGCCGGACCGGAAGGGCAGACCAGGGGCCCGCGCATGGGCACACTGGCCCCCGTCACGGCGGCTTTTGGACTCGCCGCCGCCGGGGAGGTTCTCCGGGGAATCCTCGCGGCGGACTGACCGGTTCCGGTCAGGCGTCCGCCTCCGCAAAGGCAAACCCGGTGAGGAGCACGCTCTCCTCCTGCTCCGCCCGCGCCAGGTCAATCCTGCCGATCTTCAGCATGGCGGCGATGTCGTCCTTCACGCTGTCCAGCAGCGGGAACGCGGCGGGGGCGCACGAGAAGGCCGCAAACGCCATGGGGGCGGCCATGCTCTTGCTGGCGTCGGTCTTCACCTTGCGGACCAGGTCCAGGGTCTCCACCGTGAGCGCCCACAGGCCGGGCGCGTCCGGCGGGGCCGCGGCGGCCAGCTCGCCGGTGGACGGCCAGGGGCTTCTGTGGACGGACGCGTGCATGTCTGCGTCGCCGGCATAGGCCCACTGCCACACCTCCTCGGTGATGAAGGGGATGAAGGGGGCGAAGAGGCGGACCAGGGCGCGGTGGACGGCGCGCAGCGTGGCGCAGGCCGACAGGCGGCCGGGCGTCAGCTCCGTCTCATAGGTGCGGCCTTTGGCCAGCTCCAGATAGTTGTCGCAGAAGGTGCGCCAGAAGAAGTCCTCCGTCAGGCTGAGGGCCTGGGCGTAGTCGAACTCCTGGAAGGCCTGGGTGGCGCGCTCGACCAGGGGGCGCAGCTCGGCGATGACGGCGCGGTCCGCCGCCTCGGTGATCTTGTCCGCGCCCAGTTCGGCCGCCGGGAAGTCCTCCGGGAAGCGGCCCAGCACGAACTTGCTCGCGTTGAAGAGCTTGGTGCAGAGCTTGCGGCCCACCTTGAACACCTGCTCGTCGTAGGCCGTGTCCACGCCCAGCCGCGCCCTCGCGGCCCAGTAGCGCACGCTGTCGGCGCCGTACTGGTCAATGAGCGGCTCGGGGGTGATGACGTTGCCCCGGCTCTTGGACATCTTCTTGCGGTCGGGGTCGAGGATCCAGCCGCTGATGACCACGTTGCGCCAGGGAATCTCGCGCTCGTGCATCCAGGCTTTCACGATGGTGTAGAAGGCCCAGGTGCGGATGATCTCATGGCTCTGCGGCCGGATGTCCATGGGGAAAAGCCGCTGGTGGCGGTCCGGCTGGTCCACCCAGTGGCTGGCAATCTGCGGCGTGAGCGAGCTGGTGGCCCAGGTGTCCAGGACATCCGGGTCGCCGAAGAAGCCGCCTGGCTGGTTCCGCTGGTCCTCCGTGTAGCCGGGGGGCGGCGTGTCCAGCGGGTCCACCGGCAGGTCCTCCAGACGCGGGAGGATCGGCTGGTCATAGCGGCGCCCGCCGTCTTCGTCCATCTTGTACCAGACGGGGATGGGCACGCCGAAGAAGCGCTGGCGGCTGAGGCACCAGTCGAGGCCGAGACCCTCCACCCAGTGCTCATAGCGCTTCTGCATGTACTCCGGGTGCCACTGGATCTTGCGGCCCTGCGCCAGCAGCTCCTCCTTCTTGTCCATGATGCGGATGTACCACTGACGCGCGGGGATCAGCTCCAGCGGCCGGTCGCCCTTCTCGAAGAACTTGACCGGGTGCGTGATCTCCTTTCGCGGGCGGTCAATCACGCCCTCCGCCGCCTCGGCGATCTCCACGATGGCCGCCTGCGCCTTTTTGGCGGGCAGCCCCTCCAGCCGCGCGTACACCCCGTTTGCCGCGTCCGGATTCAGGCTCTTGAAACCCGTGGATCCGTCGGCGGAGAAGGTGACCGGGGCGAGGCGGCCGTCGCCGCGCAGGATCTGGCGCAGGGGCAGGCCGTTGTCGCGCCACCAGTCCACGTCCGTCTGGTCGCCGAAGGTGCAGACCATGACCACGCCGGTGCCCTTCTCGGGGTCCGCCTTCTCGTCGGCGAACACCGGCACCGGGGCGTGGAACAGCGGGGTGACCGCGTTGCGCCCGACGATGCCGCGGTACCGCTCGTCGTCCGGGTGCACGGCCACGGCCACGCAGGCCGCCAGCAGCTCGGGGCGGGTGGTGGCGATGACGAGGTGGTCCTCAGTCCCCTCGACGCCGAAGCGCAGGAAGTGGTACGCCCCGGGGACCTCCTTGTCCATGACCTCAGCCTGGGCGATGGCCGTCTGGAAGTCCACGTCCCACATGACGGGGCGGTTGTCCTGATAGGCCTCCCCCTGCCGGAGAATGTCCAGAAAACTCGCCTGGGAGGTGCGGCGGCAGTGGGTGTCTATGGTGGCGTATTCGAGGTCCCAGTCGTAACTGAGGCCCAGGCGCGACCACAGCCGCTTGAAGGCCGCCTCGTCCTCCTTGGTCACGATGTCGCACAGCTCGATGAAGTTGGTGCGGCTCACCGGCAGGGGCGGGCCGGACTCGCCGCGCTCCCGGGAGAAGCCGGGGTTGTGGTGGACCGAGGCGTCGCACTTCACGTTGTACATGTTCTGCACGCGGCGCTCCGTCGGGAGCCCGTTGTCGTCCCAGCCGATGGGGAAGAAGACGTTTTTGCCGAGCATGCGCTGGAAACGCACGATGAAGTCCTGGTGCGAGTAGCTGAACAGGTGCCCCACATGCAGCGAGCCGCTCACCGTGGGCGGCGGCGTGTCCACCACAAAGGTCTCTCCGCGGGACTTCGAGGGGTCCCACGCGTAGAGGCGCTTCTCGGCCCACATCTGGTGCCAGCGGGGCTCCATGCTCCCCGGGTCAAACTGCTTGGGATACTCCATGCCACTTCTCCTGACTGGTTGCGGCCGGGAGGAAACCCCGGCGCGGGACGGAGACGCGCGCGCGGCGCGCTCCGGGGGGACGAGAGGAACGGCGAAAGTATACCAGACACGCGGTCCGGACGGAAAACGGGCGGGCGGCGGCGAAAGAAAACGGCCGCCGCGGACGTGCCGCGGCGGCCGGGGGAAGGCGCCGGATTACGGAAGCAGGCGCTGCATGTCGAACCCGTACCAGGGCTGGCTGGTGGCCGGGGCCCCGCTCAACGCCGGCGAGAACCGGATCATCACTTCGGACTCCCCGATCCGGTAGGCCGTGTCCAGCATGTTGCCCGTGGTGGCGACGTACGGCGACTTTGCGATGTTCTCCATGGCGTTCTGCGTGAACGCGCCGAAAGAGGGGCCGATGTTAAAGGTGTCGAAGTTCAGCAGCGTGGCCGCGTCCTTCGCCCCGTAGAACATGCCCGCCTTGCGGGGCGTGACCGCGTCGAAGTCGCCGGACAGGTTGTAGTTCACCACCGGGGCGGCGTTTGGCGCGTCGAAGCGCACCACGGCGCCGCGCAATTCGTTCCGCCCGTCCGCGATGAAGAACTGCTGGGCGTGCTGCGGCGGCAGGGACGTCATCAGGTCCACGGCGTCGCGCAGCCCCAGCGCGTCGTACAGCGCCTCGCGGAACAGGAACTGGAAGTTGAGGTTCGCGAGGTTCGAGGCGGCCGGCGAGTCGTGGAGCGACGCCTCGCTCAGGGTGACGCCGCCCAAGTTCACGCCCGTGCGTCCGACGGCCAGGCCGGCGTAGGCAAACACGGCGTGGGGCGCGCCCCGGTCCGGAATGTACACGTTCACGGCCAGATAGTCGCTCATCCGCTTCGGGCCGGCCGACGTGTTCAGCACCCGGGCCAGCGGGCCGTTGATGGTCGCCGCGTGGCGGGTGGTGGGGAACTCCGGGCTGCGGCCGCGCCAGGCGCCGGCGGCCGCGGACCCATAGGCGCCGCGCGCCTCGCGCGCCGCCGCCGCATGCGCCTGATACAGCAGGTCCGGGGAAATCCCCGCACCCGCCGCGATGCCGTTGATCTCGGCGACGATCCTCGGGTCCATCAGGGCGGCCTGCGCATCCCAGTCCGCCAGCAGCTGCGCCGGCGTGACGCCGGCCTCGGCGGCGAAGGCGTTCACATACGCGGGGATGAACTCCCCGATCTTGGCGGCCATCATCTCGCCGTAGTCCTGCCCCATCCGCGCGGGGGTGCCGTAGAACACGTTCACGGGCGCCGCGCTTTCAGGGATGGCCACCACGTCGGGCCGCAGGGCGTTCGCCAGATACCCCACAAAGTCGGGATACTGGTTGCTGCCGTCCGGCTGGCGCGGGACAACCTGGACCCCCGTTGTGAACACCAGGTCAGGCACCGCCAGAGAGGGGTTATAAGACTGGACGGTGCTTGGATAGGCGGCTGTGTTGTGGTAGGACAACTGGACAAAGAACGCGGTGTAGTCGCCTTCGGCGGGCGGCGTGGGCGCCGCCGCGACATACGTCGTGCTGCCGGGCACCACGGGCGCCAGCTCCCGGCTCTCCCAGGTCGCGAGGAACCGGGCCTCCTTGCGGAAGTCGCGGGAGCCGCGCGCCGTCGCGTGCCACAGCACCACCGACCGCGGCCGGCGCGAGGAGTTGACGTCCACGCGGATGGTGCCGTCGGGCTGAAGCGCCCAGGTGAACGGCGGCCTGGGCTTGTTCTGGGTCAGCGACATGTACCAGCCCAGCAGGTTGCCCGCCGGGTTGTCGGACGACCAGGGGTCCAGATCGTCCTCGCTGTCCACCAGCCCGTGGTCCCCGTTGGGGATGTAGTTGACGAAGTTCTCGTTTTCCAGCCCGCCGAAATACCACTGGGAGGCGTCGGGAACAAAGAACTGGTCCATTGTGCCGTTCGTCATGAACTTGGGAATGTTAAGCCGCCCGATGAGCGAGTACTCGTAGGGGTCCACCAGCTGCAGCAGCGCGTCGGCCTCCGGCGTCACGCCGCCGCCGCCCTCGGGCAGCAGGCGGTCAAACACGCCGGCCTGGGCGTAGTCGTAGATGGCGGGGGCCCAGTACCCGTAGACCGCCCGGTGGTGCTGCAGGTGCTGGTCCATGTTCAGCACGTCAATCACGATGGGCGCGACGGCCTTCACGCGGAAATCGCTCGCCCCGGTGAGCCAGGTGGTCCAGCCGCGTTTCGACGCGCCGGTCACCACGAAGTCGTTGACGGGCCGGCCGGCGGCGGCGAGCACCTCCTGGGCCGTGTCCATCGCCTTG contains the following coding sequences:
- the valS gene encoding valine--tRNA ligase — its product is MEYPKQFDPGSMEPRWHQMWAEKRLYAWDPSKSRGETFVVDTPPPTVSGSLHVGHLFSYSHQDFIVRFQRMLGKNVFFPIGWDDNGLPTERRVQNMYNVKCDASVHHNPGFSRERGESGPPLPVSRTNFIELCDIVTKEDEAAFKRLWSRLGLSYDWDLEYATIDTHCRRTSQASFLDILRQGEAYQDNRPVMWDVDFQTAIAQAEVMDKEVPGAYHFLRFGVEGTEDHLVIATTRPELLAACVAVAVHPDDERYRGIVGRNAVTPLFHAPVPVFADEKADPEKGTGVVMVCTFGDQTDVDWWRDNGLPLRQILRGDGRLAPVTFSADGSTGFKSLNPDAANGVYARLEGLPAKKAQAAIVEIAEAAEGVIDRPRKEITHPVKFFEKGDRPLELIPARQWYIRIMDKKEELLAQGRKIQWHPEYMQKRYEHWVEGLGLDWCLSRQRFFGVPIPVWYKMDEDGGRRYDQPILPRLEDLPVDPLDTPPPGYTEDQRNQPGGFFGDPDVLDTWATSSLTPQIASHWVDQPDRHQRLFPMDIRPQSHEIIRTWAFYTIVKAWMHEREIPWRNVVISGWILDPDRKKMSKSRGNVITPEPLIDQYGADSVRYWAARARLGVDTAYDEQVFKVGRKLCTKLFNASKFVLGRFPEDFPAAELGADKITEAADRAVIAELRPLVERATQAFQEFDYAQALSLTEDFFWRTFCDNYLELAKGRTYETELTPGRLSACATLRAVHRALVRLFAPFIPFITEEVWQWAYAGDADMHASVHRSPWPSTGELAAAAPPDAPGLWALTVETLDLVRKVKTDASKSMAAPMAFAAFSCAPAAFPLLDSVKDDIAAMLKIGRIDLARAEQEESVLLTGFAFAEADA
- a CDS encoding ABC transporter substrate-binding protein, which gives rise to MLMKNAILAMTMLVLAAGCGGPSSAPATQEGGAETLDIAVIPKGLTHQFWVTVRAGAEAAAAEMGAKVIWQGPTKETEIDRQINIMQDMINRGVDGIVMAACDENALATVVGQAGAAGIPVVTFDSGVKSEVPKSFVATDNVAGAKLAADTLSELMGGTGEVGLIPFVPGAATSELREKGFREGLLAHPGLTLAATNYCQSDIAIGMNVTTDMITAFPNLGGIFAANEPAAIGAAQALRGLGKAGAVKLVSFDASAEQIAALKEGVIQALVVQNPFKMGYEGVKAVISAVKGQEVPKVIDTGVTIVTKDNVDTPVVQALLSGKAPDAK
- a CDS encoding tRNA threonylcarbamoyladenosine dehydratase, with amino-acid sequence MNPRFERTARLVGEDGLARLAAASVMVVGLGGVGSYAFEAVARAGVGHLILVDNDRVDVTNLNRQLLALDSTVGRPKAEVALERLGDINPEARAEARVLFVDEANVAGLLEGFEGWVIDAIDAVPSKVALLRQAVLRGIPVVSCMGAAGKLRTDRIQTADISATRVCPLARAVRQGLRACGIHRGVRCVFSDETPAGPEGQTRGPRMGTLAPVTAAFGLAAAGEVLRGILAAD
- a CDS encoding TatD family hydrolase → MQNDPPRPCPPLVDAHCHLLAEEFGAGPGPVLEEGRGAGIVRFVTAAVLPEEWEPSLALSRAHPDVSCVLGVHPWYCGRTSPECLKDLPAALERGAAGVGEIGLDTVTDRTPFDLQLVFFRRQLAIAREMNLPVVLHCRKAFNETLAVLKREGAPARGGLVHSFAGSAEVAEAFMEHGFVFSLGGILTYRNSLRRAQALRRMYPDAMLLETDAPDIPPVERHGMGPNTPANILYNLRAASEILETPEDEIARITTHNAKKLLGFHDEPAL